Proteins encoded by one window of Rutidosis leptorrhynchoides isolate AG116_Rl617_1_P2 chromosome 7, CSIRO_AGI_Rlap_v1, whole genome shotgun sequence:
- the LOC139859306 gene encoding uncharacterized protein → MILARIGLVAYKLQLPDSAQIHDVFHVSQLKLYKGPSSLTMGSLPKFDDAWLIANYPVKILDRKLLKRHNRSVVFVLVQWAHGTSDDATWESAEELMLRFPQFDVYPTHS, encoded by the coding sequence ATGATCCTTGCTCGCATTGGTCTGGTGGCATATAAATTGCAATTACCAGATTCAGCTCAAATTCATGATGTATTCCATGTTTCTCAACTCAAGTTGTATAAAGGACCATCGTCATTGACCATGGGCAGTTTACCTAAATTTGACGATGCATGGCTAATTGCTAATTACCCGGTGAAAATTTTGGATCGGAAGCTTCTTAAACGCCACAATCGATCGGTGGTGTTTGTTTTAGTGCAGTGGGCACATGGTACTAGTGATGATGCTACATGGGAATCAGCAGAGGAATTGATGTTACGTTTTCCTCAATTTGATGTTTACCCTACCCATTCGTGA